The genomic window TCACTTCCTCACTAGACTGTACAGCAGGAGCTCAAGAGTTATGTACAGAAATCTCTTCTCAAAGGCATAGGAATGGCATCCAGGTTGGGGGCAACCTCAATGCGCGGTAACCTTATGTACCCAGGATGTCTGTGCGCAAGTGTAGCTTTTGCGCTGTCATCTGTTGGAGCTCCTCGTTTTCCTCCACTTGTTGCTCGTTTTCACGATGATCTATTTATATGTACAGTAGTGAGTGACcataggctgctgattggggCCCATGTCCTCCCGTGGCCCTTGTGGTTCCTACACACTTATGCTCCTGTTCTGTCACTGGAGTTACCTTTACGTCTAGTTGTCATTTAGTTTTAGCTATGGCAGTCTCTTAACTAGCTAGTGCACTGAAGTAGCAAAATGTTTACATCTACTTGTTCTGATGTACATGTAGCGAGGTCCTACTATTCTTGTTTATTATTACCATTTCTTCTGTTTTTCTTTCCATAGGTGGTTCTAGAATGCTCACAATATTTTTTCTTTTTAAGAAGCTCTTTAGGCATAGGGATTCTATTGTAAGCTTTTTAAGTTGCCAGATCACAATGCCCATCCCTTGGTTCTGTCTAGTAGAGGAAAGATAGAATGCTTTTTGATTTGAGCAACAGCAAGAACAGTGAAGCCTTGCTGTTGCAGTCAAACTGCAAGCATAATGTAACTTACCAGAGTGTAAGCTACCAGTGTGAACATGCTTGCATTAGTGCAATTTCATCTTGAGGTGTTTGTTTTATACAGCCCACTCGAACTGCCACTTGAcatttatttttatgtttgttttacTGTTTAGAAAATACAGATATTGAAAATTGTATGGAGGTACTAGTTCCTAGCACTGTCTAACTTCTGCGGTAGTAAGGTACAGTAGCAGTCTGGCTGTGTTAGCTTGTGCTGGCTAACACAGACTAAATAACTATATAAACACATGGTTTATATAGTTATTCTTTGAGATATGTCATAGCTGTAGTAGCAAAGCAAAAGAAACATATGAACAGGTGATTAGGTCATTGTGTGCTATAGTATGTatcatgtatgtttgtaagttCTTTCTGTCAGTTTTATTTCTCTCCTTTTTTCTCGGTGTGTTTAACTGTTTCTTTGATAACAGAATGTTCTTTGTGTAGACACTACAAAATTGGTCGTATTCGTGAGTTTTACATGAAGAAGATCAAGTTCACTCAACAGAATTTTCATGACAAACTTACGCAGATTTTATCGGATTTTCCTGTTCTGGAAGATGTCCATCCATTCTACAGTGATCTTATGAATGTCCTTTATGACAGAGACCATTACAAACTTGCTTTAGGACAGCTGAAGACAGCAGTACATCTCATTGATAAGTATGTCCACTGTTATGACACATAGAAGTGTAAGAATGAAGTTGCTATAGATAACTGCATACata from Corticium candelabrum chromosome 12, ooCorCand1.1, whole genome shotgun sequence includes these protein-coding regions:
- the LOC134187698 gene encoding GTP-binding protein 4-like gives rise to the protein MSHYNFKKITVVPSAKDFIDIILSKTQRKTPTVIHRHYKIGRIREFYMKKIKFTQQNFHDKLTQILSDFPVLEDVHPFYSDLMNVLYDRDHYKLALGQLKTAVHLIDNVGRDYVRLMKYGDSLYRCKQLKIAALGSLILLHYR